The following are encoded in a window of Vigna unguiculata cultivar IT97K-499-35 chromosome 8, ASM411807v1, whole genome shotgun sequence genomic DNA:
- the LOC114195296 gene encoding peroxidase 9 — MHHQKHCNLTAIYALLKQSKAWFPTSHDLVKRLGGSNFEYYICHTSQPNRTHTITKISKLSNLVPIPVTMTFIKLTLLAILIAFFSVKLSCAHPGFRFGWGGHHGGISFGLSPQFYQFSCPQANDIVMSVLEKAIAKDMRMPASLLRLHFHDCFVQGCDASILLDDSRTIVSEKNAGPNKNSVRGFEVIDEMKSRLEEACPQTVSCADILALAARGSTVLSGGPNWELPLGRRDSKTASLSGSNKNIPPPNATIETLITFFKRQGLDEVDLVALSGAHTIGVARCATFKQRLYNQKGNNEPDENLEKSFYFDLKTMCPKSGGDNFISPLDFGSPRLFDNTYFKLILRGKGLLNSDQVLLVGNVKETRKLVKKYAEDESLFFEQFSTSMIKMANLRPLTGFNGQVRKNCRRVN; from the exons ATGCATCATCAGAAGCACTGCAATCTCACAGCAATATATGCATTGTTGAAACAGTCAAAGGCTTGGTTTCCCACATCACATGATTTGGTAAAAAGATTGGGTGGTTCGAATTTTGAGTACTATATATGTCACACTAGCCAACCCAATAGAACACACACAATCACCAAAATTAGCAAGCTCTCAAATTTAGTTCCTATACCTGTCACCATGACTTTCATCAAACTCACTCTTCTTGCAATACTAATAGCTTTTTTCTCTGTTAAACTCTCCTGTGCTCACCCTGGTTTTCGTTTCGGCTGGGGTGGTCACCATGGAGGGATATCTTTTGGCCTTTCACCTCAATTCTATCAGTTTTCTTGCCCCCAAGCTAACGACATTGTCATGTCAGTGTTGGAGAAGGCCATTGCAAAAGACATGAGAATGCCTGCTTCTCTACTTAGACTTCACTTTCATGATTGCTTTGTGCAG GGATGCGATGCATCAATTTTGTTGGATGATAGCAGAACAATTGTCAGCGAAAAAAATGCTGGACCTAACAAGAACTCTGTCCGAGGTTTTGAAGTGATTGATGAAATGAAGTCTAGGTTGGAAGAAGCATGTCCTCAGACTGTGTCCTGTGCAGACATTCTTGCCCTTGCTGCTAGGGGCTCCACTGTTCTT AGTGGAGGACCTAACTGGGAACTCCCATTAGGGAGACGAGACTCAAAAACTGCAAGCCTGAGCGGGTCAAACAAAAATATTCCTCCACCAAACGCCACCATTGAAACTCTGATAACATTCTTTAAACGTCAAGGCCTTGATGAAGTAGACCTTGTTGCCCTCTCAG GTGCACATACCATTGGGGTGGCAAGATGTGCCACATTCAAGCAGAGACTATACAACCAAAAGGGAAACAACGAACCAGATGAGAATCTAGAAAAGTCCTTTTACTTTGATTTGAAGACAATGTGCCCAAAATCTGGAGGAGACAACTTCATTTCTCCTTTGGACTTTGGCTCTCCAAGATTGTTTGATAATACATATTTCAAACTCATTCTTAGGGGGAAAGGACTTCTTAACTCAGATCAAGTGCTTCTTGTGGGAAATGTTAAGGAAACTCGTAAATTGGTCAAGAAATATGCAGAAGATGAGAGTCTCTTCTTCGAGCAATTTTCCACGTCCATGATCAAGATGGCCAACCTTCGTCCTCTCACTGGATTCAATGGTCAAGTTAGGAAAAACTGTCGCAGAGTTAATTAA
- the LOC114194440 gene encoding BEL1-like homeodomain protein 7 isoform X1, giving the protein MYSNQAFSSGSYADMLSGNPLLPHNYSETVGGQNELKFMTSLRDTMTVQSIDGHSNAPPTADQDSFSNAGDSHSHLVPRTTQLGLVDSEQSVQNQGLSLSLGSVMPSIASVPTFPYQYPGASFSSLMASSVPNLKGTSSIKDDEASLQRELRNAECMASLASSGFHKREGLLYTPQHPSMCLSEGQSDGSLGFSSSVLNSQYLKAAQELLDEIVNVRKALKQTGLEKQQSFRDIGLDGSKDSDGKSTSQSGQISSCPNSSAANSSCELSPAERQNLLDKKTKLLAMLDEVDKRYRQYCHQMQIVVSSFDMVAGCGAAEPYTALALSTISRHFRCLRDAISGQIQVTQRSLGEQEGIPRLRYVDQQLRQQKALQQLGVMRQAWRPQRGLPETSVSILRAWLFEHFLHPYPKDSEKIMLARQTGLTRNQVANWFINARVRLWKPMVEEIYKEEFGDSEMCSNILSSENTLKAPRDDVQSSDSKREESQDNLITVDDSDIQHHGLKLDHASELNRGIRGSDHGENAMDPRIGKLQGDQRFNINNSNSSYYGEGCIIAPTPATYDLSELGNIGVGGQVSLALELRNCESEGFGLSNDDMHRRRKKTLASSPEADLLDYHFTDQEKQQNKFGNPHLLHEFVV; this is encoded by the exons ATGTATTCAAACCAAGCGTTTTCTTCAGGGTCCTATGCAGATATGTTGTCTGGGAATCCCCTTTTACCTCATAACTACAGTGAAACTGTTGGAGGACAAAATGAGTTGAAGTTCATGACATCCTTGAGGGACACCATGACTGTGCAATCTATTGATGGGCATTCAAATGCGCCCCCCACAGCTGATCAAGACTCTTTTTCCAATGCTGGAGATTCCCATTCTCATCTTGTTCCAAGAACAACACAATTGGGACTTGTGGACAGTGAGCAAAGTGTACAGAACCAAGGCCTGTCTCTTAGCCTTGGCTCAGTGATGCCTTCTATTGCATCAGTACCTACCTTTCCATATCAGTATCCCGGCGCAAGTTTCTCTTCACTAATGGCTTCTTCTGTTCCAAATTTAAAGGGCACTTCATCTATTAAAGATGATGAAGCCAGCCTACAAAGGGAATTGAGAAATGCTGAGTGCATGGCATCTTTAGCTTCTTCTGGCTTTCACAAAAGGGAGG GTTTGTTGTATACTCCACAACACCCCTCAATGTGCCTCAGTGAAGGCCAAAGCGATGGATCACTAGGCTTCTCCAGCAGTGTCTTGAACTCACAATACCTCAAGGCAGCACAGGAGCTGCTTGATGAAATAGTCAATGTTCGAAAGGCTTTGAAGCAAACTGGTTTAGAGAAGCAACAGAGTTTCCGTGATATTGGTTTAGATGGCTCCAAAGATTCTGATGGAAAATCCACCAGCCAATCAGGGCAGATATCTTCATGTCCCAATAGTTCTGCTGCAAACTCCTCATGTGAACTCTCACCGGCAGAACGACAGAATTTGTTGGACAAAAAGACAAAACTTTTGGCCATGTTGGATGAG GTTGATAAAAGATACAGACAGTACTGCCACCAGATGCAGATCGTGGTTTCATCTTTTGATATGGTTGCTGGCTGTGGAGCAGCTGAACCATACACTGCATTAGCCTTGAGTACAATATCACGGCACTTTCGGTGTTTACGTGATGCCATTAGTGGTCAAATTCAAGTGACTCAAAGGAGCCTTGGAGAACAAGAAGGAATACCTCGTCTCCGCTATGTTGATCAGCAGCTTCGGCAGCAAAAGGCGCTTCAGCAACTCGGTGTAATGCGACAAGCTTGGAGGCCTCAGAGGGGACTTCCTGAAACCTCTGTTTCAATTCTTCGAGCATGGCTCTTTGAGCATTTCCTTCATCC TTATCCAAAGGATTCAGAGAAAATTATGCTGGCTAGGCAAACTGGCTTAACAAGAAACCAG GTGGCAAATTGGTTCATTAATGCAAGGGTGCGGCTTTGGAAGCCAATGGTTGAAGAAATCTATAAGGAAGAATTTGGCGATTCTGAGATGTGCAGCAATATATTATCATCAGAGAACACACTGAAAGCTCCAAGAGATGATGTTCAATCTTCTGACAGTAAAAGGGAAGAGTCCCAGGACAACTTAATAACAGTTGATGATAGTGATATTCAGCATCATGGGTTGAAGTTGGATCATGCCTCAGAGTTGAACAGAGGGATCCGAGGTAGTGATCATGGAGAAAATGCCATGGATCCTAGAATTGGGAAACTGCAGGGTGACCAAAGGTTCAACATTAACAACAGCAACAGTTCTTATTATGGGGAAGGCTGCATAATTGCTCCTACTCCTGCCACATACGATTTATCTGAGCTAGGTAACATTGGTGTTGGTGGACAGGTGTCACTGGCATTGGAATTGAGGAACTGTGAGAGTGAAGGGTTTGGCTTGTCCAATGATGACATGCATAGAAGACGTAAGAAAACATTGGCCTCTTCCCCAGAGGCTGATCTGCTAGATTACCATTTCACAGACCAAGAAAAGCAACAAAACAAGTTTGGCAATCCTCACCTATTGCACGAGTTTGTTGTGTGA
- the LOC114195295 gene encoding uncharacterized protein LOC114195295, whose amino-acid sequence MSGAAFLYGSLIHPPSPLIQQQRYHYLSPPIPIRPLCISPLTTAVVSTTSVLQRDSAVELASSSPSIDSNDAVSPQNETVELETERHTDETVPPPLSSEYKETRLRKKKEDDVVSDNRFKLRNGREVFEEKAYLVGVERKNVVQDFGIEESLSELAQLADTAGLLVVGSTYQKLASPNPRTYIGSGKVSEIKSAIHALGVETVIFDDELSAGQLRNLEKIFGGDVRVCDRTALILDIFNQRAATHEASLQVSLAQMEYQLPRLTKMWTHLERQAGGKVKGMGEKQIEVDKRILRNQIGILKKELESVRKHRKQYRNRRFSVPVPVVSLVGYTNAGKSTLLNQLTGADVLAEDKLFATLDPTTRRVQMKNGKEFLLTDTVGFIQKLPTTLVAAFRATLEEISESSLMVHVVDISHPLAEQQINAVDKVLSELDVSSIPKLMVWNKVDKVSDPHKLRLDAEKRDDVVCISAISGDGLQEFCNAVQDRLKDSMVWVEALVPFENGDLLSTIHQVGMVEKIEYTEQGTYIKAHVPLRFARMLTPMRQLCVSRP is encoded by the exons aTGAGTGGTGCTGCATTCCTCTACGGTTCGCTTATTCATCCACCATCACCTTTGATTCAACAACAACGCTATCATTATTTATCACCACCAATCCCAATTCGACCCCTATGCATATCCCCTCTCACCACCGCAGTTGTTTCCACCACCTCCGTTCTCCAACGCGATTCTGCAGTTGAACTCGCGTCCTCGTCGCCGTCGATCGACTCAAACGACGCCGTTTCGCCGCAGAATGAAACGGTTGAGCTGGAGACGGAGCGCCACACCGACGAAACAGTTCCGCCCCCACTCTCGTCCGAGTATAAAGAAACGAGACTtcgaaagaagaaagaagacgACGTCGTTTCGGATAACCGCTTTAAGCTCCGCAACGGAAGAGAA GTTTTTGAGGAAAAAGCGTATCTCGTAGGCGTTGAACGCAAGAATGTTGTTCAGGATTTTGGAATCGAAGAGTCTCTGAGCGAATTGGCGCAGTTAGCTGACACTGCTGGATTATTGGTTGTTGGCTCTACTTACCAAAA GCTTGCATCTCCAAACCCTAGGACATACATTGGCTCTGGCAAGGTTTCTGAAATTAAGAGCGCAATTCATGCACTGGGTGTTGAAACTGTGATCTTTGATGATGAACTGTCAGCTGG GCAATTGCGCAACTTGGAAAAGATTTTTGGTGGAGATGTGAGAGTTTGCGATCGAACTGCTCTCATCCTTGATATATTTAATCAACGAGCAGCAACACATGAAGCATCTTTACAG GTTTCGTTAGCTCAAATGGAATACCAACTACCTCGTCTAACAAAAATGTGGACTCATCTTGAACGTCAAGCAGGAGGAAAGGTGAAGGGAATGGGTGAAAAGCAAATAGAAGTGGATAAACGTATTCTGCGTAATCAA ATTGGTATTCTAAAAAAAGAACTAGAATCTGTTAGGAAACATCGAAAGCAGTACCGTAACAGGCGTTTCTCAGTTCCTGTGCCAGTGGTATCTCTG GTTGGTTACACAAATGCTGGTAAGAGTACACTTTTGAATCAACTAACTGGAGCAGATGTTCTTGCTGAGGATAAATTATTTGCAACTTTAGATCCAACTACGAGGAGGGTTCAG ATGAAGAATGGAAAGGAGTTTCTCCTGACAGACACTGTCGGTTTTATTCAGAAGTTACCTACTACTCTA GTTGCTGCCTTCAGAGCTACCCTGGAGGAGATATCGGAGTCATCACTGATGGTGCATGTGGTTGATATAAG TCATCCTCTGGCTGAGCAACAGATAAATGCAGTCGACAAAGTCTTGTCAGAACTAGATGTATCATCAATTCCAAAATTGATGGTCTGGAACAAG GTTGATAAAGTTAGCGATCCCCATAAACTCAGGCTAGACGCTGAAAAAAGAGATGATGTTGTATGCATATCTGCTATAAGTGGTGATGGTTTACAAGAATTTTGTAATGCAGTTCAAGACAGGCTAAAG GATTCCATGGTTTGGGTGGAAGCTTTGGTCCCATTTGAAAATGGGGACCTTCTCAGTACCATACACCAGGTTGGAATGGTTGAGAAAATT GAATATACTGAGCAAGGAACATATATCAAGGCACACGTGCCCCTCCGTTTTGCGAGAATGCTCACACCCATGAGGCAACTGTGCGTATCGCGACCTTAA
- the LOC114194440 gene encoding BEL1-like homeodomain protein 7 isoform X3, producing the protein MYSNQAFSSGSYADMLSGNPLLPHNYSENVGGQSEFKFMTSMRDTMTVQSIDGHSNAAPTTGQDSFSNAGDSHSHLVPRTTQIGLVDSEQNVQSQGLSLSLGSVMPSIASVPTFPYQYPGAGFSSLMASSVPNLKGTSSLKDDEELRNAECMASLASSGFHKREGLLYTPQHPSMCLSEGQSDGSLGFSSSVLNSQYLKAAQELLDEIVNVRKALKQTGLEKQQSFRDIGLDGSKDSDGKSTSQSGQISSCPNSSAANSSCELSPAERQNLLDKKTKLLAMLDEVDKRYRQYCHQMQIVVSSFDMVAGCGAAEPYTALALSTISRHFRCLRDAISGQIQVTQRSLGEQEGIPRLRYVDQQLRQQKALQQLGVMRQAWRPQRGLPETSVSILRAWLFEHFLHPYPKDSEKIMLARQTGLTRNQVANWFINARVRLWKPMVEEIYKEEFGDSEMCSNILSSENTLKAPRDDVQSSDSKREESQDNLITVDDSDIQHHGLKLDHASELNRGIRGSDHGENAMDPRIGKLQGDQRFNINNSNSSYYGEGCIIAPTPATYDLSELGNIGVGGQVSLALELRNCESEGFGLSNDDMHRRRKKTLASSPEADLLDYHFTDQEKQQNKFGNPHLLHEFVV; encoded by the exons ATGTATTCAAACCAAGCGTTTTCTTCAGGGTCCTATGCAGATATGTTGTCTGGGAATCCTCTTTTACCCCATAACTACAGTGAAAATGTTGGAGGACAAAGTGAGTTCAAGTTCATGACATCAATGAGGGACACCATGACTGTGCAATCTATTGATGGGCATTCAAATGCGGCCCCTACAACTGGTCAAGACTCTTTTTCCAATGCTGGAGATTCCCATTCTCATCTTGTTCcaagaacaacacaaattgGACTTGTGGACAGTGAGCAAAATGTACAGAGCCAAGGCTTGTCTCTTAGCCTTGGCTCAGTGATGCCTTCTATTGCATCAGTCCCTACCTTTCCATATCAGTATCCTGGCGCAGGTTTCTCTTCACTAATGGCTTCTTCTGTTCCAAATTTAAAGGGAACTTCATCTCTCAAAGATGATGAAGAATTGAGAAATGCCGAGTGCATGGCATCTTTAGCTTCTTCTGGCTTTCACAAAAGGGAGGGTTTGTTGTATACTCCACAACACCCCTCAATGTGCCTCAGTGAAGGCCAAAGCGATGGATCACTAGGCTTCTCCAGCAGTGTCTTGAACTCACAATACCTCAAGGCAGCACAGGAGCTGCTTGATGAAATAGTCAATGTTCGAAAGGCTTTGAAGCAAACTGGTTTAGAGAAGCAACAGAGTTTCCGTGATATTGGTTTAGATGGCTCCAAAGATTCTGATGGAAAATCCACCAGCCAATCAGGGCAGATATCTTCATGTCCCAATAGTTCTGCTGCAAACTCCTCATGTGAACTCTCACCGGCAGAACGACAGAATTTGTTGGACAAAAAGACAAAACTTTTGGCCATGTTGGATGAG GTTGATAAAAGATACAGACAGTACTGCCACCAGATGCAGATCGTGGTTTCATCTTTTGATATGGTTGCTGGCTGTGGAGCAGCTGAACCATACACTGCATTAGCCTTGAGTACAATATCACGGCACTTTCGGTGTTTACGTGATGCCATTAGTGGTCAAATTCAAGTGACTCAAAGGAGCCTTGGAGAACAAGAAGGAATACCTCGTCTCCGCTATGTTGATCAGCAGCTTCGGCAGCAAAAGGCGCTTCAGCAACTCGGTGTAATGCGACAAGCTTGGAGGCCTCAGAGGGGACTTCCTGAAACCTCTGTTTCAATTCTTCGAGCATGGCTCTTTGAGCATTTCCTTCATCC TTATCCAAAGGATTCAGAGAAAATTATGCTGGCTAGGCAAACTGGCTTAACAAGAAACCAG GTGGCAAATTGGTTCATTAATGCAAGGGTGCGGCTTTGGAAGCCAATGGTTGAAGAAATCTATAAGGAAGAATTTGGCGATTCTGAGATGTGCAGCAATATATTATCATCAGAGAACACACTGAAAGCTCCAAGAGATGATGTTCAATCTTCTGACAGTAAAAGGGAAGAGTCCCAGGACAACTTAATAACAGTTGATGATAGTGATATTCAGCATCATGGGTTGAAGTTGGATCATGCCTCAGAGTTGAACAGAGGGATCCGAGGTAGTGATCATGGAGAAAATGCCATGGATCCTAGAATTGGGAAACTGCAGGGTGACCAAAGGTTCAACATTAACAACAGCAACAGTTCTTATTATGGGGAAGGCTGCATAATTGCTCCTACTCCTGCCACATACGATTTATCTGAGCTAGGTAACATTGGTGTTGGTGGACAGGTGTCACTGGCATTGGAATTGAGGAACTGTGAGAGTGAAGGGTTTGGCTTGTCCAATGATGACATGCATAGAAGACGTAAGAAAACATTGGCCTCTTCCCCAGAGGCTGATCTGCTAGATTACCATTTCACAGACCAAGAAAAGCAACAAAACAAGTTTGGCAATCCTCACCTATTGCACGAGTTTGTTGTGTGA
- the LOC114194440 gene encoding BEL1-like homeodomain protein 7 isoform X2 — protein sequence MYSNQAFSSGSYADMLSGNPLLPHNYSETVGGQNELKFMTSLRDTMTVQSIDGHSNAPPTADQDSFSNAGDSHSHLVPRTTQLGLVDSEQSVQNQGLSLSLGSVMPSIASVPTFPYQYPGASFSSLMASSVPNLKGTSSIKDDEASLQRELRNAECMASLASSGFHKREGLLYTPQHPSMCLSEGQSDGSLGFSSSVLNSQYLKAAQELLDEIVNVRKALKQTGLEKQQSFRDIGLDGSKDSDGKSTSQSGQISSCPNSSAANTSCELSPAERQNLLDKKTKLLSMLDEVDKRYRQYCHQMQIVVSSFDMVAGCGAAEPYTALALRTISRHFRCLRDAISGQIQVTQRSLGEQEGIPRLRYVDQQLRQQKALQQLGVMRQAWRPQRGLPENSVSILRAWLFEHFLHPYPKDSEKIMLARQTGLTRNQVANWFINARVRLWKPMVEEMYKEEFGDSEMSSNLLPSESPLKAPRDDVQSSDSKREESQENLITVDDSVIQHHGLKLDHASELERGIQSSDHEENAMDPRIGKLQGDQRFNINNSNSSYYGEGCIIAPTTATYDLSELGNIGVGGHVSLALELRNCESEGFGDDMHRRRKKTLASSPEADLLDYHFTEQGKQQNKFGNPHLLHEFVV from the exons ATGTATTCAAACCAAGCGTTTTCTTCAGGGTCCTATGCAGATATGTTGTCTGGGAATCCCCTTTTACCTCATAACTACAGTGAAACTGTTGGAGGACAAAATGAGTTGAAGTTCATGACATCCTTGAGGGACACCATGACTGTGCAATCTATTGATGGGCATTCAAATGCGCCCCCCACAGCTGATCAAGACTCTTTTTCCAATGCTGGAGATTCCCATTCTCATCTTGTTCCAAGAACAACACAATTGGGACTTGTGGACAGTGAGCAAAGTGTACAGAACCAAGGCCTGTCTCTTAGCCTTGGCTCAGTGATGCCTTCTATTGCATCAGTACCTACCTTTCCATATCAGTATCCCGGCGCAAGTTTCTCTTCACTAATGGCTTCTTCTGTTCCAAATTTAAAGGGCACTTCATCTATTAAAGATGATGAAGCCAGCCTACAAAGGGAATTGAGAAATGCTGAGTGCATGGCATCTTTAGCTTCTTCTGGCTTTCACAAAAGGGAGGGTTTGTTGTATACTCCACAACACCCCTCAATGTGCCTCAGTGAAGGCCAAAGCGATGGATCACTAGGCTTCTCCAGCAGTGTCTTGAACTCACAATACCTCAAGGCAGCACAGGAGCTGCTTGATGAAATAGTCAATGTTCGAAAGGCTTTGAAGCAAACTGGTTTAGAGAAGCAACAGAGTTTCCGTGATATTGGTTTAGATGGCTCCAAAGATTCTGATGGAAAATCCACCAGCCAATCAGGGCAGATATCTTCATGTCCCAATAGTTCTGCTGCAAACACTTCATGTGAGCTCTCACCTGCAGAACGACAGAATTTATTGGACAAGAAGACAAAACTTCTATCCATGTTGGACGAG GTTGATAAAAGATACAGACAGTACTGCCACCAGATGCAGATCGTGGTTTCATCTTTTGATATGGTTGCTGGTTGTGGAGCAGCTGAACCATACACCGCACTAGCCTTGCGCACGATATCACGTCACTTTCGGTGTTTACGCGATGCCATTAGTGGCCAAATTCAAGTGACTCAAAGGAGCCTTGGAGAACAAGAGGGAATACCTCGTCTACGCTATGTTGATCAGCAGCTTCGGCAGCAAAAGGCCCTTCAGCAACTTGGTGTAATGCGACAAGCTTGGAGGCCTCAGAGGGGACTTCCTGAAAACTCTGTTTCAATACTTCGAGCATGGCTCTTTGAGCATTTCCTTCATCC TTATCCAAAGGATTCAGAGAAAATTATGCTGGCTAGGCAAACTGGCTTAACAAGAAACCAG GTGGCAAATTGGTTCATTAATGCAAGGGTGCGTCTTTGGAAGCCAATGGTTGAAGAAATGTACAAAGAAGAATTTGGAGATTCCGAGATGAGCAGCAATCTATTACCATCAGAGAGCCCACTGAAAGCTCCAAGAGATGATGTTCAATCTTCTGACAGCAAAAGGGAAGAGTCCCAGGAAAACTTAATAACAGTGGATGATAGTGTTATTCAGCATCATGGATTGAAGTTGGATCATGCCTCGGAGTTGGAAAGGGGTATCCAAAGTAGTGATCATGAAGAAAATGCCATGGATCCTAGAATTGGGAAACTGCAGGGTGACCAAAGATTCAACATCAATAACAGCAACAGTTCTTATTACGGGGAAGGCTGCATAATTGCTCCTACTACTGCCACATATGATTTGTCAGAGTTAGGTAACATTGGTGTAGGTGGACACGTGTCACTAGCATTGGAATTGAGGAACTGTGAAAGTGAAGGGTTTGGCGATGACATGCATAGAAGACGTAAGAAAACATTGGCTTCTTCCCCAGAGGCTGATCTGCTAGATTACCATTTCACAGAGCAAGGAAAGCAACAAAACAAGTTTGGCAATCCTCACCTATTACACGAATTTGTTGTGTGA